The sequence TGATAAAGGATTGATAGATAAACTGCCAGAAATAGACCTTGTCTAAAAAATCCTTTGATGTTGCAATAGTGGGTGCGGGGGCTTGCGGGCTTGCCTGCGCCCTTCATCTTAAAACGACCAGTGTTGTAGTTTTTGATAAAAAAAGCGGTGCAAGAAAACTATCCATAACAGGTAATAACCGCTGCAATTTGACTAACATCCTGCCATTTGATGAATTTCTGGAATCTTATGGTAAGAATGGAAAGTTTTTGCGTGATGTATACTCATATTACTTTAGAAATGAACTTTTAGAAGAGCTAAAAGGTTTTGGCGTTGAAGTTAAAATAGAAAACAATAAAGTCTATCTTTCAAATATGACATCAAGACAACTTGCTAATATATTACTTAAAGAAACTAAAAAAAAGGCAGCCTTTAAACCATATGAATCGGTGAACTTTTTAAGGAAAAATAATGGTTTATTTGAGATTAGAACACAAAAAGGTGTATATTTTTCCAAGGTTGTTGTCTTGGCTTGTGGTGGTATGAGTTATCCTCATACCGGTTCTGATGGTTCTTGCTATAACTTTGCTCAAGGGTTTAATCATGAAATAGTTCACCCTCGACCCATGGAGGTGGCGTTTTGCTCATCTGGCTGTGATATATTTAAGGGGTTAAGCTTTCAGTCTAAAAAGATTACCCTGAATGTAAAAGGTAAAAAATATAAAATTAGAGGTGATTTTATATTTACACATTTCGGCATAAGCGGACCAGCTATTTTTGAGCTTTCTAAGTACGATTTTAATGAGGCTGAACTTGTTATTGATTTTCTTGATACCCAAAGAGAAGATTTTATTAATGGTTTACATAACTACAAAGGTAAAGTTAAAAACTTTGCCTGCAATTTTGTTCCTTTGAGATTTGCAACTGTTTTGCCATTTGCCCAAGATAGGGGTTGTAGGTTGAGCAAAAAACAGCTAAATACAGTAGCTAATTTTTTGTCTAATTTTAAATTGAAAGTTAAAAAATGTGGCTTTGATAAAGCTTTTGTTACAGCAGGTGGGGTTAGCCTAAAAGGTGTAAGCCCTAAAACACTGGAGTCCAAATTAGCAGAAAGGCTTTTTTTCTGCGGTGAGATTCTAAACATCCAAGGCCCCATAGGCGGATTTAATCTTCAATTTGCCTTCTCAAGCGGCGTGTTTGTAGCAAAATCTATAAACGATATGTATTTATAATTAAAAATACTTTTTCGGTTTTTGTTTTTTGTATGATATAATTTTAAAAAATGAATTTGGAGGTGTACCATGAAGAGGTTGTTATTTGCTGTGTTATTGTCTTTTATTTTTGTTGTCAATGGATATGCCTCTGAGAAATACTCAACAATATCTACAAATTTCGAGATAACAAAGATGGTAAAATGTGATAGACTTATTGCTGGTTTTAGGGTTTGTGCGCAGGCTAATACATTTTCTGAGGCTTTGAATAGACTAAAACCTGTAAATAATGAGTTTTTAAACTTTTTATACAGTTTGCTGCCAAAGTCAGACATAAAGACAAGGGATGCCTATTCCTCGTCAAATGGTGCAGCTTTAATTGTTATGGTGGATACGAAAAAAATCTTGGTTTTGCCAAAAATTTTAAACTATATATCCACTAAAAAGTTTCCTTACAAGGTAGGCGTAGAGGTTTTATATATTTCATACGGCATATCTGATGAGACTCAAAATAAGGTAAAAAGCGAAATATTTAAAGATGCGCTTCAAAGATCAAAATATTTGCTAAATATTATAAATAATGAAATGGGACGTAAATACTATTTAGGTAATCTATATGTAAACTATTCGTTTGGCCCTATAATGCTTAGAAATTCTA comes from Hippea maritima DSM 10411 and encodes:
- a CDS encoding NAD(P)/FAD-dependent oxidoreductase; protein product: MSKKSFDVAIVGAGACGLACALHLKTTSVVVFDKKSGARKLSITGNNRCNLTNILPFDEFLESYGKNGKFLRDVYSYYFRNELLEELKGFGVEVKIENNKVYLSNMTSRQLANILLKETKKKAAFKPYESVNFLRKNNGLFEIRTQKGVYFSKVVVLACGGMSYPHTGSDGSCYNFAQGFNHEIVHPRPMEVAFCSSGCDIFKGLSFQSKKITLNVKGKKYKIRGDFIFTHFGISGPAIFELSKYDFNEAELVIDFLDTQREDFINGLHNYKGKVKNFACNFVPLRFATVLPFAQDRGCRLSKKQLNTVANFLSNFKLKVKKCGFDKAFVTAGGVSLKGVSPKTLESKLAERLFFCGEILNIQGPIGGFNLQFAFSSGVFVAKSINDMYL